The proteins below come from a single Acinonyx jubatus isolate Ajub_Pintada_27869175 chromosome A1, VMU_Ajub_asm_v1.0, whole genome shotgun sequence genomic window:
- the LOC106974788 gene encoding olfactory receptor 2T2 produces MIMEAILQNSTDFILLGLITHPELPGLIFAAVFSIFLVSVTANVVMILLIHVDSRLNTPMYFLLSQLSIMDTVYICITVPKMLQDLLSKEKIISFFGCTLQIFLYLTLIGGEFFLLGLMAYDRYVAVCKPLRYPLLMNRRICLFMVVGSWVGGSLDGFMLTPFTMSFPYCGSREINHFFCEIPAVLKLSCVDTSLYETLMYACCVLMLLIPISVISVSYTRILLTVHHMNSAEGRRKALATCSSHIMVVSIFYGAAFYTNVLPHSYHTPEKDKIVSAFYTILTPMLNPLIYSLRNKDVATALRKVLSRCPSSQKTRVVDLSRIY; encoded by the coding sequence ATGATCATGGAAGCCATTCTCCAGAACTCCACTGATTTCATCCTCTTGGGCCTCATCACCCACCCTGAACTCCCTGGACTTATCTTTGCAGCAGTCTTCTCCATTTTTCTGGTGTCTGTAACAGCCAATGTGGTCATGATTCTGCTCATCCATGTGGACTCTCGCCTGAATACACCCATGTACTTTTTACTCAGCCAGCTCTCCATTATGGACACAGTTTACATCTGTATCACCGTTCCCAAGATGCTGCAAGACCTTCTGTCCAAGGAAAAGATCATCTCTTTCTTTGGATGCACACTTCAGATCTTCCTCTACCTGACACTAATTGGAGGTGAATTTTTCCTGCTAGGTCTCATGGCTTATGACCGGTACGTGGCTGTGTGCAAACCCCTTCGGTACCCTCTCCTCATGAATCGCAGGATTTGCTTGTTCATGGTGGTGGGTTCCTGGGTTGGTGGCTCCTTAGATGGGTTCATGCTGACCCCCTTCACTATGAGTTTCCCCTACTGTGGCTCCCGAGAAATCAATCACTTTTTCTGTGAGATCCCAGCTGTACTGAAACTGTCATGTGTTGACACGTCTCTCTATGAGACTCTGATGTACGCCTGCTGCGTGCTAATGCTGCTCATTCCTATATCCGTAATCTCTGTTTCCTACACACGCATCCTGCTCACTGTCCATCACATGAATTCTGCTGAGGGCCGGCGCAAAGCCTTAGCTACCTGTTCTTCCCATATAATGGTAGTAAGCATTTTCTATGGGGCAGCCTTCTACACCAATGTGTTGCCACATTCCTACCACacaccagagaaagacaagattGTATCCGCTTTCTACACCATCCTCACCCCAATGCTCAATCCACTCATCTACAGCTTGAGGAATAAAGATGTGGCTACAGCTCTAAGAAAAGTGCTGAGTAGATGCCCCTCCTCCCAGAAAACCAGAGTGGTGGATTTGTCCAGGATATACTAG